In a single window of the Hirundo rustica isolate bHirRus1 chromosome 7, bHirRus1.pri.v3, whole genome shotgun sequence genome:
- the STRADB gene encoding STE20-related kinase adapter protein beta isoform X1, whose translation MSCLDCSCILRTPVESIRPEELPQSSIHEYLTDSDAWIPPSTGKNEMVFCSSNVSHYELQLEIGRRFNNLTSVYLARHTPTDRQVAVRITDLENCSEEHLRALQNEVVLSHFFQHPNIMTFWTVFTAGSWLWVISPFMAYGSARHLLKTYFPEGMSEALIGNILFGAIRGLNYMHQNGYIHRNIKASHILISEDGLVSLSGLNNLYSLVSNGQKSKVVYDFPQFSTSVLPWLSPELLRQDLSGYNMKSDIYSVGITACELANGHVPFQDMPRTQMLLQKLKGPTFCPWDINTFPRGESRMKNSRSGVDSGIGESMTRTMTSERLQMPFSKTFSPAFLNLVELCLQQDPEKRPSASSLLSHTFFKQIKEQTQKSLLSLLPPPIQNNRSAFLALPSTAVGTELGRIATNQDDTDWEF comes from the exons ATGTCTTGTTTG GACTGCTCCTGTATTCTGCGTACACCAGTTGAATCAATCAGACCAGAAGAGCTACCTCAGAGCAGCATCCATGAATACCTG aCTGATTCTGATGCCTGGATTCCTCCATCTACAGGAAAGAATGAAATGGTATTTTGCTCTTCTAATGTCTCTCATTATGAACTTCAGCTGGAAATAg GAAGGAGGTTCAACAATTTAACTTCAGTCTACCTTGCACGGCATACACCTACAGACAGGCAAGTTGCTGTAAGGATCACAGACCTTGAAAATTGCTCTGAAGAGCACTTGAGAGCCTTACAG aatGAGGTGGTTTTATCACACTTTTTCCAGCATCCCAACATCATGACATTTTGGACAGTGTTTACGGCGGGAAGCTGGCTTTGGGTCATCTCCCCATTCATGGCCTATG GTTCAGCTAGACACCTGCTGAAGACTTACTTTCCTGAAGGAATGAGTGAAGCTTTGATAGGGAACATTCTGTTTGGTGCAATCAGAGGATTAAATTACATGCACCAGAATGGATATATTCACAG GAATATTAAAGCTAGCCACATTCTGATTTCAGAGGATGGGCTGGTTTCTCTCTCTGGCTTAAACAACCTCTACAGTTTAGTTAGCAATGGACAGAAGTCAAAGGTGGTGTATGATTTCCCTCAGTTTAGTACATCTGTGCTTCCTTGGCTGAGTCCTGAACTACTGAGACAG GATTTGTCTGGCTATAATATGAAGTCTGACATTTACAGTGTGGGAATTACAGCGTGTGAATTAGCCAATGGACACGTTCCATTTCAAGATATGCCTCGCACTCAG ATGCTGCTGCAAAAGCTGAAAGGTCCCACCTTCTGTCCTTGGGATATAAATACTTTTCCCCGTGGGGAATCCAGGATGAAGAATTCCCGATCAGGTGTTGATTCTGGAATTGGTGAGAGCATGACACGCACAATGACCAGTGAAAGACTCCAAATGCccttttccaaaacattttcacCTGCTTTCCTCAACTTGGTAGAACTTTGCTTGCAACAGGACCCTGAGAAAAG GCCATCAGCAAGCAGTTTGCTTTCGCATACGTTCTTCAAACAG ataAAGGAACAAACACAGAAGTCATTACTGTCCCTATTACCACCTCCTATTCAAAATAACAGATCGGCGTTCTTGGCATTGCCCTCAACAGCAGTCGGGACTGAACTTGGACGTATTGCTACAAATCAAGATGATACAGACTGGGAATTCTAA
- the STRADB gene encoding STE20-related kinase adapter protein beta isoform X2 — protein sequence MSCLDCSCILRTPVESIRPEELPQSSIHEYLTDSDAWIPPSTGKNEMVFCSSNVSHYELQLEIGRRFNNLTSVYLARHTPTDRQVAVRITDLENCSEEHLRALQHPNIMTFWTVFTAGSWLWVISPFMAYGSARHLLKTYFPEGMSEALIGNILFGAIRGLNYMHQNGYIHRNIKASHILISEDGLVSLSGLNNLYSLVSNGQKSKVVYDFPQFSTSVLPWLSPELLRQDLSGYNMKSDIYSVGITACELANGHVPFQDMPRTQMLLQKLKGPTFCPWDINTFPRGESRMKNSRSGVDSGIGESMTRTMTSERLQMPFSKTFSPAFLNLVELCLQQDPEKRPSASSLLSHTFFKQIKEQTQKSLLSLLPPPIQNNRSAFLALPSTAVGTELGRIATNQDDTDWEF from the exons ATGTCTTGTTTG GACTGCTCCTGTATTCTGCGTACACCAGTTGAATCAATCAGACCAGAAGAGCTACCTCAGAGCAGCATCCATGAATACCTG aCTGATTCTGATGCCTGGATTCCTCCATCTACAGGAAAGAATGAAATGGTATTTTGCTCTTCTAATGTCTCTCATTATGAACTTCAGCTGGAAATAg GAAGGAGGTTCAACAATTTAACTTCAGTCTACCTTGCACGGCATACACCTACAGACAGGCAAGTTGCTGTAAGGATCACAGACCTTGAAAATTGCTCTGAAGAGCACTTGAGAGCCTTACAG CATCCCAACATCATGACATTTTGGACAGTGTTTACGGCGGGAAGCTGGCTTTGGGTCATCTCCCCATTCATGGCCTATG GTTCAGCTAGACACCTGCTGAAGACTTACTTTCCTGAAGGAATGAGTGAAGCTTTGATAGGGAACATTCTGTTTGGTGCAATCAGAGGATTAAATTACATGCACCAGAATGGATATATTCACAG GAATATTAAAGCTAGCCACATTCTGATTTCAGAGGATGGGCTGGTTTCTCTCTCTGGCTTAAACAACCTCTACAGTTTAGTTAGCAATGGACAGAAGTCAAAGGTGGTGTATGATTTCCCTCAGTTTAGTACATCTGTGCTTCCTTGGCTGAGTCCTGAACTACTGAGACAG GATTTGTCTGGCTATAATATGAAGTCTGACATTTACAGTGTGGGAATTACAGCGTGTGAATTAGCCAATGGACACGTTCCATTTCAAGATATGCCTCGCACTCAG ATGCTGCTGCAAAAGCTGAAAGGTCCCACCTTCTGTCCTTGGGATATAAATACTTTTCCCCGTGGGGAATCCAGGATGAAGAATTCCCGATCAGGTGTTGATTCTGGAATTGGTGAGAGCATGACACGCACAATGACCAGTGAAAGACTCCAAATGCccttttccaaaacattttcacCTGCTTTCCTCAACTTGGTAGAACTTTGCTTGCAACAGGACCCTGAGAAAAG GCCATCAGCAAGCAGTTTGCTTTCGCATACGTTCTTCAAACAG ataAAGGAACAAACACAGAAGTCATTACTGTCCCTATTACCACCTCCTATTCAAAATAACAGATCGGCGTTCTTGGCATTGCCCTCAACAGCAGTCGGGACTGAACTTGGACGTATTGCTACAAATCAAGATGATACAGACTGGGAATTCTAA
- the STRADB gene encoding STE20-related kinase adapter protein beta isoform X3: MVFCSSNVSHYELQLEIGRRFNNLTSVYLARHTPTDRQVAVRITDLENCSEEHLRALQNEVVLSHFFQHPNIMTFWTVFTAGSWLWVISPFMAYGSARHLLKTYFPEGMSEALIGNILFGAIRGLNYMHQNGYIHRNIKASHILISEDGLVSLSGLNNLYSLVSNGQKSKVVYDFPQFSTSVLPWLSPELLRQDLSGYNMKSDIYSVGITACELANGHVPFQDMPRTQMLLQKLKGPTFCPWDINTFPRGESRMKNSRSGVDSGIGESMTRTMTSERLQMPFSKTFSPAFLNLVELCLQQDPEKRPSASSLLSHTFFKQIKEQTQKSLLSLLPPPIQNNRSAFLALPSTAVGTELGRIATNQDDTDWEF; encoded by the exons ATGGTATTTTGCTCTTCTAATGTCTCTCATTATGAACTTCAGCTGGAAATAg GAAGGAGGTTCAACAATTTAACTTCAGTCTACCTTGCACGGCATACACCTACAGACAGGCAAGTTGCTGTAAGGATCACAGACCTTGAAAATTGCTCTGAAGAGCACTTGAGAGCCTTACAG aatGAGGTGGTTTTATCACACTTTTTCCAGCATCCCAACATCATGACATTTTGGACAGTGTTTACGGCGGGAAGCTGGCTTTGGGTCATCTCCCCATTCATGGCCTATG GTTCAGCTAGACACCTGCTGAAGACTTACTTTCCTGAAGGAATGAGTGAAGCTTTGATAGGGAACATTCTGTTTGGTGCAATCAGAGGATTAAATTACATGCACCAGAATGGATATATTCACAG GAATATTAAAGCTAGCCACATTCTGATTTCAGAGGATGGGCTGGTTTCTCTCTCTGGCTTAAACAACCTCTACAGTTTAGTTAGCAATGGACAGAAGTCAAAGGTGGTGTATGATTTCCCTCAGTTTAGTACATCTGTGCTTCCTTGGCTGAGTCCTGAACTACTGAGACAG GATTTGTCTGGCTATAATATGAAGTCTGACATTTACAGTGTGGGAATTACAGCGTGTGAATTAGCCAATGGACACGTTCCATTTCAAGATATGCCTCGCACTCAG ATGCTGCTGCAAAAGCTGAAAGGTCCCACCTTCTGTCCTTGGGATATAAATACTTTTCCCCGTGGGGAATCCAGGATGAAGAATTCCCGATCAGGTGTTGATTCTGGAATTGGTGAGAGCATGACACGCACAATGACCAGTGAAAGACTCCAAATGCccttttccaaaacattttcacCTGCTTTCCTCAACTTGGTAGAACTTTGCTTGCAACAGGACCCTGAGAAAAG GCCATCAGCAAGCAGTTTGCTTTCGCATACGTTCTTCAAACAG ataAAGGAACAAACACAGAAGTCATTACTGTCCCTATTACCACCTCCTATTCAAAATAACAGATCGGCGTTCTTGGCATTGCCCTCAACAGCAGTCGGGACTGAACTTGGACGTATTGCTACAAATCAAGATGATACAGACTGGGAATTCTAA